AGATGTCCGGCGGCAAGGTGGTGCAGCTGATCCGCGTTTCCTTCGATGCTGGCCTGCAGATCGTGCCGGAAATCTCTGCCAACAAGTATGCGCTTAACGTGCGCTTCATCCATGCCGGTACTGGCGAGGTGCGTGCCCGTCAGGTCGAGCAGGATGTCGACTTTACCCTTACCTACTGCAAGTTCTGAGTCATGTCCGTGAAAACCGTTGCCTGTCCGCAATGCCGCCAGCCGGTGGCCTGGGGGCCGCAAAGCCCGTACCGCCCGTTCTGCAGCGAGCGCTGTCGCCTGATCGACCTGGGGCAGTGGGCTGATGAAAGCTACCGTGTGCCGGTGTCCGGCGATGACCCGATGCGTGAGCTGGAACAGCTATAGCGTGCGGCCAACCCTGGCTGTAATAGAAAAAGCCGCCTGTTAGGGCGGCTTTGTCGTTGGGCGGCTTGCTCAGATACGCGCCACCGGCGCGCCCTGTGCGAAGTAGCTGCGTACGCCGGAGGTAATCGCTTCCGCCATCTGTTGCTGGAAGTCGGGGTCGATCAGTTTCTGCTCTTCCTCCGGGTGGCTGATGAAGGCGGTCTCCACCAGGATGGACGGGATGTCCGGCGCCTTCAGCACCGCAAAGCCGGCCTGCTCCACCTTGTCCTTGTGCAGCTTGTTCAGGCCCCCCATCTTGCCCAGCACCGATTTGCCCAGCTTCAGGCTGTCGTTGATGGTGGCGGTCTGGGTGAGGTCGAACAGGGTGTGCGCCAGGTATTTGTCCTTGCCACCTATCTTCACGCCACCCACCAGGTCGGCATCGTTCTGCGTCTTGGCCAGAAAGCGCGCCATGGTGCTGGTGGCGCCGTTTTCCGACAGCGCGAACACCGAGGAGCCGCGGGCGGTACGGTTGTCCACGGCATCGGCATGCACCGAGATGAACAGGTCGGCATTCAGCTTGCGCGCCTTGGCGACGCGCACGCCCAGCGGAATGAATACGTCCTCGTCGCGGGTCAGCACTGCGCGCATGTTCTTCTCGCCATCCAGCATCTTTTTCAGCTGGCGGCCGATCTTCAGCACCACGTCCTTTTCGCGGATGCCGCTGGGGCCGATGGCGCCCGGGTCTTCGCCGCCGTGGCCGGGGTCGATCATGATGGTGAGGGTGCGCCCCGGGCCCTTGTCCTTGCTGTCGCGCGGGCTGTCATTGTTCAACTGGCCCTTGTTGTAGTCTTCAAGCAGTGCCAGCAGCGGGTCGTCCTGTTGGGCGCTGGCCGGGTAGAGGTCCAGCACCAGCCGGTACTGGTATTCGCCTACCGGCTTCAGCGAGAAGATCTGCGGCTTCACCTCGTTGCGCAGGTCGAACACCAGGCGCACGGTGTCGCCATTGAACTGGCCGGCACGTGCCATGCGGATGAAGGGGTCTGCACTCTGGATCTGTTTGCTCATGTCCTGCAGCACATTGCTCAGCTGCACGCCAACCAGGTCCACCACCAAGCGGTTGGGGTTGGCCAGTGAGAAGTGCTTGTAGCGGATCTCGCTGCTGGCTTCGATGGTGACGCGGGTGTAGGTGGACGATGGCCATA
This Vogesella sp. LIG4 DNA region includes the following protein-coding sequences:
- the yacG gene encoding DNA gyrase inhibitor YacG → MSVKTVACPQCRQPVAWGPQSPYRPFCSERCRLIDLGQWADESYRVPVSGDDPMRELEQL
- a CDS encoding N-acetylmuramoyl-L-alanine amidase, which produces MSHPLPDLDRRRLIGAAAATFLLTVSRIGVAAPSQIVAVRVWPSSTYTRVTIEASSEIRYKHFSLANPNRLVVDLVGVQLSNVLQDMSKQIQSADPFIRMARAGQFNGDTVRLVFDLRNEVKPQIFSLKPVGEYQYRLVLDLYPASAQQDDPLLALLEDYNKGQLNNDSPRDSKDKGPGRTLTIMIDPGHGGEDPGAIGPSGIREKDVVLKIGRQLKKMLDGEKNMRAVLTRDEDVFIPLGVRVAKARKLNADLFISVHADAVDNRTARGSSVFALSENGATSTMARFLAKTQNDADLVGGVKIGGKDKYLAHTLFDLTQTATINDSLKLGKSVLGKMGGLNKLHKDKVEQAGFAVLKAPDIPSILVETAFISHPEEEQKLIDPDFQQQMAEAITSGVRSYFAQGAPVARI